A single Balaenoptera ricei isolate mBalRic1 chromosome 13, mBalRic1.hap2, whole genome shotgun sequence DNA region contains:
- the MBOAT2 gene encoding lysophospholipid acyltransferase 2 isoform X3 yields the protein MMIITQKITSLAYEIHDGMFRKDEELTPSQRGLAVRRMPSLLEYLSYNCNFMGILAGPLCSYKDYITFIEGRSYHMTQSGEHGKEEIQYEKTEPSPNLAVIQKLLVCGLSLLFHLTISKTLPVAYNIDEHFQATASWPTKVIYLYVSLLAARPKYYFAWTLADAINNAAGFGFRGYDKNGAARWDLISNLRIQQIEMSTSFKMFLDNWNIQTALWLKRVCYERTSLSPTIQTFILSAIWHGVYPGYYLTFLTGVVMTLAARAVRNNFRHHFIEPPQLKLLYDVITWIATQIAISYTVVPFVLLSIKPSFMFYSSWYYSLHSASILVLLLFPVKKTQRRKNTHENVQLSRSKKYDERENSLGQNSFSTTNNVCNQNQEIASRHSSLKQ from the exons ACGCATGCCGAGCCTTCTGGAGTATTTAAGTTACAACTGCAACTTCATGGGTATCCTGGCAGGCCCGCTCTGCTCTTACAAAGACTACATCACTTTCATCGAAGGCAGATCGTACCATATGACACAATCAGGCGAACATGGGAAAGAAGAGATACAGTATGAAAAGACAGAGCCATCTCCAAAT CTCGCAGTTATTCAGAAGCTCTTAGTCTGTGGACTTTCCTTGTTATTTCACTTGACCATCTCTAAGACATTACCTGTGGCGTATAACATTGATGAGCATTTTCAAGCTACAGCTTCATGGCCGACCAAGGTTATCTATCTATACGTCTCTCTTTTGGCTGCCAGACCCAAATACTATTTTGCATGGACGTTAG CTGACGCTATCAATAATGCGGCAGGCTTTGGATTCAGAGGATATGACAAAAATGGAGCAGCTCGTTGGGACTTAATTTCCAATCTGAGAATTCAGCAAATAGAG ATGTCAACAAGTTTCAAGATGTTTCTTGATAATTGGAATATTCAGACAGCTCTTTGGCTCAAAAG GGTGTGTTATGAGCGCACCTCCTTGAGTCCAACCATCCAGACGTTCATCCTCTCTGCCATTTGGCATGGGGTGTACCCGGGCTATTACCTGACATTCCTCACGGGAGTGGTGATGACGCTGGCAGCGCGAGCC gtGAGAAATAACTTTAGACATCATTTCATCGAACCTCCCCAACTTAAATTATTGTATGATGTCATAACATGGATAGCAACTCAGATAGCAATAAGTTACACAGTTGTGCCATTCGTTCTTCTTTCTATAAAACCATCATTCATGTTTTACAG ctcCTGGTATTACAGCCTTCACTCTGCTAGTATCTTAGTATTATTGTTGTTTCCGGTGAAAAAAACTCAAAGACGAAAGAATACACATGAAAATGTTCAGCTGTCACGATCCAAAAAgtatgatgaaagagaaaattcttTGGGACAGAATAGTTTTTCCACAACAAACAATGTTTGCAATCAGAATCAGGAAATAGCCTCTAGACATTCATCATTAAAGCAATGA